Below is a window of Malania oleifera isolate guangnan ecotype guangnan chromosome 1, ASM2987363v1, whole genome shotgun sequence DNA.
TTTTATCTTGAGAACATGGAGCATGAAGCTTGTGGTAAGCTTCAATGGCTTACACATGAAGGGAATGTTTGGGACTATGTGAAAGAATTCTCTGAGCTCCTGTTTGAAATCTCTGGCATTCTTGAGGAGTCCTTTTGCATTCATAGATGGCCTATAACCATGGGCTAGATTAGAACTACAAAGGTAGAGTCCGCAATAGCTTGCTTCAACAATAGCAGTTGCGGAATATCTTTTATGATTCAAAAAGTCTGACCCATCCCAGGGGAAAGGCAGAGGATTCAATGGAAGTCGAGCAAAGGAGGGGAATCACAAGCCATCCTCAAGCAACAAAGGCAAAACAAATAGTGGAAACAAAAGTGGTGGTGACAAATCAAAGTTCACTTGCTTCCTTTGTGAAGGCCTTCCCTGAGCTATGGAATTCTTGAAGAGGAACAAACTCTTTGTGTTGCTTCAAGAAGAGGAGGATGATCATCCAAAAGATGATACACAAATGGGGTCATTACAACTTTTGAATTCCGTCAAGGCCAAGGTTGAGATACCCAAAACTGTGAAGAAGGGTCGTGTGTATGTGAATACCATGGTGAATGAATTGTGTACTCATGCTTTGGTGGATACAGGTGCTTCCAACAATTTCATTGAGAGGAAGCTAAACAGCCTTGGGAAAGCATTTCTATGGACTTCATCACTTCCTTACCCAATTTTGAAGGGTATGATACCATCATGGTGGTTGTGGATAGAGTTTTCGAGCATGGGGTGTTTATACCTGCCTTAAGAACTGTATGGAAGAAGAAGCGGCTCATCTATTCTTTAAACATGTGCTTATTGTGGATTTTTGATTACAATAGTAAGTGATTGGGATCGAAGATTCACAGGGCGAGTTTGGATGGAGCTCTTTCAACTCGTGGGTTCAAATCTCAACTTCTCCACAAGCTTTCATCTACAAATTGATGGCCAAACCAAAAGGGGAAATGCTTTATTGGAGTTATATTTGAGGCACTATGTGAGTGCTAACCAAATGGATTGGGCAATGTTGCTAATGTAGCTCAATTTTCCTTCAACTTACAAAGAAGTGAATCCACACATCGAAGCTCTTTTGAACTAGCCATAGGACAACTACCATTGATGCCCAATATTGTTGTTTTAGAGTATATGGGCAACAATTGATCAGCCTCCAAATTTCCAAAGGGAGGGATGAGCAAACAGACATGGCCAAATCATTTTTGGCAAAGGCAGCTAAGAAGATGAAGAATGGGTAGACAAGAAATGGAGATACATGGAATATCAAGGAGGAGATCTTGTCTTGGTGAAACTCCTCCACCAAGCTAGAGTATTCAAGAGTTACCCAAGGGGTTGATAAGTGTTAGAttgccactttacctaaaatcttaagctattaggttgtgagccaacaatgtatatcaagctttaacactcctccGCACGTGGAGAGAGAAACAAATGACAAATAACACCACAGTATAAATGCggacaacaagactagaaccctgGACATTCGGGTAACTAGAGCTCTAATATCATGTTAGAATACCActaacctaaaagcttaagctattaggttgattaggttgtggaccaacaatgtatatcaagctttaacaataagGAGGTATAAAGGACCTTTCTTGATCATTCAACGTGTTGGCAAAGTTGCCTACCAAGTGAAACTACCTTCAAAGCTAAGGGTCCATCCTATTTTCCATGTAAGCCTACTTAAGCCATATCACAATGATGCAGAAGATCCAAGCTGAGGGTGTTCAAAAAGGGCTCCCAAATCCATAACTACTTATGAAAAGAAAGTGGATTGAATCCTTGCTCATTGAATCATTCGAAAATGGGGTATCATATGAAGTTATGTGGAGTACTTGGTGAGGTGGAAGAAGGCGCAACCTGATAGTGAAGCAAGTTGGGAACATGAAGACTCTTTGTGGCAATTTAAGAACAAAGTAGTCAACTTCCAAAAAAAGGTTACTACGAGGACATCAACAGATTaggtgggggagaatgtcacatTCGCCAACTCATGTGTGATGTGGCGCCACGTGAATGCTTATGTGGACATTACGTGGACACTTAAGTGGACTTGTCTCTAGAGTCTTCTTTGAGAAAGATCTAGAATGGACAATTATCACATGTAATTATTAGTCTCTAGAGTCTTCTTAGAGAACATGTAGCCGGTGTAATTATATTAGAGTTAAGAAGGTATTAAATATTTCCATGAAGCATTCTAGATGCTCATTGTAGATTGTAGGATCAAATTGATCTCCACCATTGGTTAGGGAGGTGTAGCATATATAGGGCAGAAACCTCATTTGTAATCATCCAAGCAAAGTGAGTTGTATATCCTTCTTACTCACattcttttgctatctttttctttcattctttGCTTTGTGAGCTTTGTTTGAGTGGGCTAAGGTTGACTTAACactcttttaagtctttcaagtGTGTCTAAGTGCTGCACAGGAATTGGTGAAAATTTTCAAGCCCGTGCCAATACTACATGAGCCCTCAAGTTTTTGACTGGTAAGGTGGCCATTGACACATTTTACAGTGGCCTGAAATTGGCTGGCCACTCTGTCAAACACCCTAAGTTTCCAATTTGTTTTGCTAATGGTCATTCAAAGAAAGTTTGATTCAGGTGAAACTTGTTTTGTTGGTTTTCTATGGATGAGGGGATTTCAACTAATATGGATTGGTTCATCAGAAACTTACTTGCCAATTTCTGCAAATGAGTACTAGCCTTAGGTTTTAAAAACGAGAGTGCAGTATGTGACAATATGACcatgaaaaaaattaaagtatTCATCCACTAACTTGAAACCAAGCGtcaaaagggttcaaaatcaaaCAGTTTACACGCTGGGCTACTACACAAGTTTTACTATAACTTGATCCTGCACTAAATAAACAACCTTAGGCATAATTTAGGGTGGTTGTGCACAATCCTAATTATTTATTCTTTGACTAGAAAAAAACTATAGCCTTGTGGTATATTTTAGATGCCAAATTAATTAGAACATACAGCTTTATGGTGAATTTTGGTTGTCAAATAGAAAGTGTTGTCATAAATGGGATGCAATCCTGCAAGTAGATTTGGTGATATGGACCTCAAGTGTGAGTTCATTTGTGCCTTTGTGTATATTGCAGTATTGAAGTAATATTAGGGGAGGTTGCGAGCATAGAAGGAGCTTATTATGTTTACATGTGCAGATAATAAGCATGAGTACAGCACTGACTTTGACCTGCGGAAGCCAGTGGGTAGGCATTTTCTCAGCAGACAATGCATAGATTGTGTTAGCATACAAGAATCCCCAAATCTTGCTGCTTTTCGTGATCGTTGTGCCACATTTTTGGCTCAAATACCAAGGTATCCTCTTATACTTTGTTGATTCAAAATCTGCTAATGTAATTTAGTATCTCTGATCTTTTAGGAGCATCATACATCTTAACTGGTTCGCCAAATTGTCCATCTTGCCAGCTAGcttctttattttctttactaTAGCATGCTTTCCCCCCCCTTCCCTTAGAGGAAGGGAAATACGTTGAAAATCAGGGGTAGATCCTGGCCGGAAGCATTGTGCTACAAAAAAGACTGCAAGATATCCAATTGCAATTCTTACATTATCGCTAAGAATTCCAATCCATGTGATTCTTGGCTGTGTGCAAGAAATGAACTTTCAATATGCATTGAAGATGTGTTTACACTCAACATTGTTATTGTCTTTGACAATTTAGCTAGGTATTCACTCCATGTATGTTTTCAAGCTGAAATTTTTGAGTCTTTTTGTTGATGGAAATGTGTTAAGTGTTTGAAGGGTATTGTGTTGAAATGAaaaaagatgatggaagaatGGTTTGAGATGGCtcagtccaaaaaaaaaaaaaaaatgggggacAATTTTGAGTAGACCGAAGTTTCTGTGTGTTTCCAGGAAAGGGTTGATCAGCAGTTTCATTGACTTGAGCTTTGTTTAATTTAGAATGCTGtgaacttcattttttttttcttgttgcaTTTCATCTCTCCattttctcattcttgtttataTCCATTTGACGTCTCCAATTTGTTCTtctttcactattattatttttgatatttgGATGTCTagtcatattatttttatttaaaatgaaaaCTTTTCCCCTCAGATTTTTCATGAGGTTAGTTCGTTCTGTTTGGTTTTTTTAGTTGTTTAAATTTTATCTGAATtaactttttcattaatttttttttttcccacattTTTTACTATCATTCGCTTTCCAGGAGTGATGCTGCCATTCTAAGTGCAGGCCGTATCGCCATTCAATCATTATGTGCTCCACAATGTGAATATTCTGCCATGGTTAGTAGAAGAATGTGCCTAACCCACTCAGTTGTACCCTAGCCACACAATCCTAGCACTTTTTCTGCCTTTACCATGGATTATCTTTCACATAATAGTCTCGCATATGCAATAGCATCAAGATTTAtgaagtattattattattattattattttttgaaatattattatttttcaggaatGGGAGATGCTATCCTTCATTAGATCTCTGAAAAGCAAGCTACGATCTTCAAATGCAGTTGCTTTAATAACTTTTTTGCCCTCCCTTCTTTCACCTTCCTTCTCCAAAAGATGGCAGCATATGGCTGATACCTTGCTATCTGTGAGGGCAATCCATGGTATGGTTCAGCCTTCATGCCTAGTTGATTTTCACCTTTAGTTCATGTCAGAGATAATTCCCAGTTATTGGTTATTTCAGATGAGGACAAGGAATTGGCAAAACTTCTCACTGGTTACCAGGACATGGTTGGTCTTCTCAATGTACACAAAGTAGCACGTATTAATACGCAGGTATTTGAAAGCTCTGGCTGAATCTTATAATAAACTATCTCTCTTTGCACTCGATGTTTGTTCATGCTGTCCAATGTACACAGGAGTACACATGTGGAGATTTTACATGCACATGCTCGCATCCATGCACCCAGCTGTAGGCTGTTGAGCTTGGGCTTTGAATTTTAGCCTGTGACTACTGCGTTTGCATTTTTTTTGCAATTTGGATTTCGGGGCTTGTAATTATGTATCCTATTGTTTTGTTTTTTCCCGAAATACGTTTTTATGAGGCATCCTGCAGATTGTCATTTTTAACTGGAATCCGAATTCCTTGGGTTGGTTCACCTTGTCTGCAGGTTCCTCTAATTCCAGAGGCAGGTACGTTCTCCATAAAGTTGCAAAAACGAAGATCTTTGGTTTTAGAATGCCTCAATCAAGCGCCCATAGATGCCTCAAGTGGGAGTTCGTATGCAAAATCTAGTGCTTGTTCCGAGTCCTCAAAGACTCGGGCCCTCGACTTCTAGTtcttattaataattatttacaCAGAAAAATATTTGATTGTCGATGACCGTGTCTCTTTTTCAATCATAGAggggttattttattttattatatttttttgattcCATCTTATGCATTTTTGTGGTTGCATTGTGGAAAATTGGAGCAGAAAATAGTAATGTATTGGCGGTTTCATTTGTATAAGTGATTTCTATTTTCCAAATTCAAATGATCACTAGATAGTCTTgcactgttttatttatttatttatttttttctgagCAAATAATAATTTTGTCACATTGTAAGATCTTGGGTAGAAGGGCTCGTTCAGCTGTGGTAGAAGAGAAGCTGGAGATCCAAGTTCAAGAAAATAaagattttcttttattttaatgtCGAATATTATAGGAATAGTGGTCTAttgttttcaaatttattttaatattttaattattatggttttattttgtaattttaggTTGATTTATTCATTAGAGtttcttattttaatatcttgGGTATTGTGGCATGTTTTCTATATTCAAAAAACAGAACGGTGTTTTATAATGAGGGTTTGTGATGATACAAACTCACGCAATACGGCATCAGCGGGTGTAAGCGTGTGAAGCTACACCCACTAATGCCGTATCACGTGGGTCACATCATTATGAGCTCGCGTCATAAAGTATTTtctttttgaaaagtaaagtgctCATCAGTCACTATAATGTATGAATAGTAAACCGGCACAATATGTGGTGGTTTTTCTCGATCGACCGATGCAATACTATATACTATAGGTTAGtatcattttgaataaaaattctcAAGATCATTCTTGCAGATGGTGCAAGTGTGGCAAATTCTAACCTCTGGAATATCGAATGTCTAATTTTGCTTTAGTAATTTGAGCATCGAAGTGGCTAATTCTTGGTGATTGaaacttttattttattgttataatgcttaaaaaatgattttttttataaatttcattgtttgtatatatattttttatctatTGGATGAAATACtaagaaatatataaaaaataattgttatttctatttttaaattttcattcctTTGAAAAGATTGATGAGTCGTAGGATTGGTTAGGACCACTCTGTCCTCAAATCTACAATtaatttattctaatatgattaaaaatttttaaaaaaccaaaTATCAGTGATgtgtaaaaattaaatttttatttatttatttagaatattttttatttccattCTAACTTTCTTTAAAAATCAAATCCCGATATAAATATGTTATGTGAATGCCAAACGATTAACCATGCTCAGGATAATTGGAAATTTGGGATTGTAATCCCAAAACTCAAATCGTAACCATTAGTTAGGAGAACACTTTGAGATTATTTTTTAATTGCTAATGCATGCAATTAAACCAGCTAAATTGtgcttaataaaattaattttacttGAACAAGTGtcttaataaattttctttttaccattgaaagataaattttaaaaaattttaggcCTCGCAGCGGCTTGCCAAGTCATATATCAAATTCTGGAAGAGGAGCTGtaagtttttctttcctttcattcATATTTTCTAAGCTTCAAATGGGATGTTATTATTTCTGAATTTCAAATGAGACctatgaaaattctaaaaaagaaaaaaatattattttaatatgatttaaaatttttaaaaattaaatattaattgtgtataaaattaaaattttgttcattgatttgatatattttttttttattttttctcactTACCTTATACTAAACattaaaaattgaaatattttatgtttttattttctttcatttataTTTTCGAATTTTCAAAAGGGATTTTAAATGAGAActatgaaaattctaaaaaataaaaaaaattataaaaattataaaaatctatGCACGTCTTGCACCAAATACAATATGaagaaatagaaaagaaagaaaattaaatcaaatgtttcttatgcataaaattaaatttttattcattggtttagaatattttttatttccctTCTTACTttctttaaaaatcaaatttgaaaaaagtggatttcttcatatttttattttctttccttggtTTTTTTCGAGTTCTAAACAAAGGATTATGATCTGTTCGGATAAAAGATTTTGCTTGAAgaaagggaagaaaaagaaaataaggaggGAACACATTTTCCATTATATCTTCCTTCTATATTGAACATtgttaaaaatgaaagtttgtgttattatgataaaaaattaggaaaaatcaaatattaattatgtataaaataaaatttttgtgaatcaatttggtatatttttaaattttctttctcacatttttatttatttataactaaacatgaaaatgtggattCTTTAATAGTTTTCTATTCTTTCCTTATGGTCCGTTTAGACCAAGAATTTTGGTGgagaaaaaagaaatgaaagaaaaataaggagaaaactaattttctattatatttttctctctatatcaaataacactaaaaataaaatatgattttaatttgattaaaaacctttaaaaattaaatattaactgtctataaaatcaaaattttgttcattgatttagcattgtttttattttctttttcactttccttaTAATTAAACAttagaaattgaaatattttatggttttctttcctttcattcatattttatgtttttctttcctttcattcacattttctaagtttcaaacaagattttaatatttttgaatttcaaatgagacctatgaaaattctaaaaaataaaaaaaattataaaaatctaaGCACGTCTTGCACtagatacaataaaaataaatattgccCCCGAGCATATGGTCAGGTGGTAAGGATTTGTCCCTAAAGGTCGCTTCCAACGGTAGATCTAGGGTTCGAAACCTATTGCTTGTATCGTACATTTGGATTTATCTTCTACATATTGGCGTAGGCGTGAGATTAGTATGACGCGTAAGCCTTGAAACTTGGcatatccaaaaataaaaaaaattagaagaaatagaagagagaaaattaaatcctctctctcctctttacGCTAATATCTTACATTATTAGTCTGAATGATTGAACATGACATCACGGATGACGGATCTAACTAAGACAGCAGAGGAAAAGGAGGACTCCACATAAGCTCTTCTCTTGGAGTCAAACTAGGTAACTCAATTACAAATTTTCTTAGCTtcatttatatatacacacatcatAGCTTCCGCCATAACCAGTTCGCAGCTAGTGTTCCCATCATCTCTCTCTGTGTCTCTAAAAAGACTAATTGAAGAAAGGAGGAATACTAATGGCGAAATCAGCAGAACAAGAGCAGCAGCAGAAGGCCTTTGGATGGGCAGCCAGAGACACATCCGGAGTTCTCTCTCCCTTCAACTTCTCCAGAAGGCACAGTTCTGATCTCTACTGTTTtttctttcattcattcattcattcattcttttAGGTGGAATTCGGATTGGTTTGCATGATCAGAATCATAATATCAACACTCCATTAGCATCTTAATTACGATTTTAGATTTCacccactatttttttttttaatctttcaaaACACTACCTAATGGAGTGAACTTTCCAGCCCCAATGGAAAATATGCACGCTTTGAGGTAATAAAAAT
It encodes the following:
- the LOC131153740 gene encoding elongator complex protein 4 isoform X2 yields the protein MAATKTRSSSFSRNVSAVPSFQNPGLKSGPSGTIFLSSGIPDLDSGGFPLGSLVMVMEDAEAPHHMLLLRNFMSQGLVHNQPLLYSSPSTDPRAFLGTLPSPVLSKDDKSHYHDPEQEKGLRIAWQYKKYFGEYQQNLDSHRDNKHEYSTDFDLRKPVGRHFLSRQCIDCVSIQESPNLAAFRDRCATFLAQIPRSDAAILSAGRIAIQSLCAPQCEYSAMEWEMLSFIRSLKSKLRSSNAVALITFLPSLLSPSFSKRWQHMADTLLSVRAIHDEDKELAKLLTGYQDMVGLLNVHKVARINTQVPLIPEAGTFSIKLQKRRSLVLECLNQAPIDASSGSSYAKSSACSESSKTRALDF
- the LOC131153740 gene encoding elongator complex protein 4 isoform X3, with translation MTYMLETTETKILGGGFPLGSLVMVMEDAEAPHHMLLLRNFMSQGLVHNQPLLYSSPSTDPRAFLGTLPSPVLSKDDKSHYHDPEQEKGLRIAWQYKKYFGEYQQNLDSHRDNKHEYSTDFDLRKPVGRHFLSRQCIDCVSIQESPNLAAFRDRCATFLAQIPRSDAAILSAGRIAIQSLCAPQCEYSAMEWEMLSFIRSLKSKLRSSNAVALITFLPSLLSPSFSKRWQHMADTLLSVRAIHDEDKELAKLLTGYQDMVGLLNVHKVARINTQVPLIPEAGTFSIKLQKRRSLVLECLNQAPIDASSGSSYAKSSACSESSKTRALDF
- the LOC131153740 gene encoding elongator complex protein 4 isoform X4, which encodes MAATKTRSSSFSRNVSAVPSFQNPGLKSGPSGTIFLSSGIPDLDKILGGGFPLGSLVMVMEDAEAPHHMLLLRNFMSQGLVHNQPLLYSSPSTDPRAFLGTLPSPVLSKDDKSHYHDPEQEKGLRIAWQYKKYFGEYQQNLDSHRDNKHEYSTDFDLRKPVGRHFLSRQCIDCVSIQESPNLAAFRDRCATFLAQIPRSDAAILSAGRIAIQSLCAPQCEYSAMEWEMLSFIRSLKSKLRSSNAVALITFLPSLLSPSFSKRWQHMADTLLSVRAIHDEDKELAKLLTGYQDMVGLLNVHKVARINTQEYTCGDFTCTCSHPCTQL
- the LOC131153740 gene encoding elongator complex protein 4 isoform X5, which gives rise to MTYMLETTETKILGGGFPLGSLVMVMEDAEAPHHMLLLRNFMSQGLVHNQPLLYSSPSTDPRAFLGTLPSPVLSKDDKSHYHDPEQEKGLRIAWQYKKYFGEYQQNLDSHRDNKHEYSTDFDLRKPVGRHFLSRQCIDCVSIQESPNLAAFRDRCATFLAQIPRSDAAILSAGRIAIQSLCAPQCEYSAMEWEMLSFIRSLKSKLRSSNAVALITFLPSLLSPSFSKRWQHMADTLLSVRAIHDEDKELAKLLTGYQDMVGLLNVHKVARINTQEYTCGDFTCTCSHPCTQL
- the LOC131153740 gene encoding elongator complex protein 4 isoform X1, whose product is MAATKTRSSSFSRNVSAVPSFQNPGLKSGPSGTIFLSSGIPDLDKILGGGFPLGSLVMVMEDAEAPHHMLLLRNFMSQGLVHNQPLLYSSPSTDPRAFLGTLPSPVLSKDDKSHYHDPEQEKGLRIAWQYKKYFGEYQQNLDSHRDNKHEYSTDFDLRKPVGRHFLSRQCIDCVSIQESPNLAAFRDRCATFLAQIPRSDAAILSAGRIAIQSLCAPQCEYSAMEWEMLSFIRSLKSKLRSSNAVALITFLPSLLSPSFSKRWQHMADTLLSVRAIHDEDKELAKLLTGYQDMVGLLNVHKVARINTQVPLIPEAGTFSIKLQKRRSLVLECLNQAPIDASSGSSYAKSSACSESSKTRALDF